The DNA sequence AGCGCAGAAAACGCCGCCAGATGGCCGCCAGAGCAGAATTTCCAAACAGTCTCTCAGCGCGGCGCGCGCTTGGCCAGGATCCGCTGCAGCGTGCGGCGATGCATGTTGAGCCGGCGTGCGGTCTCTGAAACGTTGCGCTCGCACATTTCGTAGACGCGCTGGATATGCTCCCAGCGCACGCGGTCGGCCGACATCGGGTTTTCCGGCGGCGCGGCGCGCTCGCCGGTGGTGCGGGTCAATGCCGCAAAGACATCGTCGGCGTCGGCGGGTTTCGACAGATAGTCGACGGCGCCGAGCTTCACCGCCGTCACCGCGGTGGCTATGTTGCCGTAAC is a window from the Mesorhizobium australicum WSM2073 genome containing:
- a CDS encoding ActR/PrrA/RegA family redox response regulator transcription factor gives rise to the protein MTGDENSGPMVEGEDTSLLIVDDDKPFLTRLARAMETRGFVVETAESVEEAVGKARANPPAYAVVDMRLGDGNGLDVVAAIREKREDSRTIILTGYGNIATAVTAVKLGAVDYLSKPADADDVFAALTRTTGERAAPPENPMSADRVRWEHIQRVYEMCERNVSETARRLNMHRRTLQRILAKRAPR